The DNA region GCCCGACGGATGCACGCGCGCATCATTGGAGCGCGTCACCGGATTGTCGGCTTCGAGTGCGACGAACAGCTCCAGGCAACCGCTGGCGACCTGCCGGACGTAAAGCCCATCCTCGGTGAGGATCAGCTGCCGCTCGCCGTCGATCCGCGCCAATGCGCTCGCCATCTTCGGCAGCTCGTGAATCACGGTGCGGCCGCCTGCAAAACGATGCTCGAACAGGCGACGCTCGCGGATGTCGAACCACCAGGCGGTATCGGTCGCCGCGTCATAGGTCGGACCCTCGCCGAGATGACAGCGCTCGGCGGACAGCACGGATGTCGGCACCTGTTCGATCAGCGGCTCGGCGGCACGGTCGGTCATGGCGTCACTCACATGGTCGAAAATCGATAAATTGCAGTTCGCCGATAGATCTGCCCGGGATCGAGCCGCGCCGACGGGAAGTCGGGCCGGTTCGGCGTATCCGGCCAGGCGTGCGGCTCGAGACAGAGCGCGTCGGATTGGCGATAGAGCCGATCGCTCTTGCCGGCGCTCGAGCCGTCGAGGAAATTGCCGGAATAGAACTGCAGCCCCGGCTGATCGGTGAACAGCTCCATCACGCGGCCGCTGAGCGGCGCCTCGAGGCGCGCGGCGAAGCGAAGGCCTGTCCCGGAGGCCAGACAGAAATTGTGGTCGTAGCCGCGCCCGAGCCGCAGCTGCTCGTCATTCATCCTGATCCGCGCACCGATCGCGGTGGGCTCGCGGAAGTCGAACGGCGTGCCGTCAACCGGCCGCGGCGGCCCCGATAGCGGGATCGCGGTGGCGTCGACCGCGAGGAAATGGTCTGACGCGATCGTCAGCCTATGATCGAGGATCTGCGTGCCCGAGCGTGCGCTGTCGAGATTGAAGAAGCTGTGATTGGTGAGATTGACGTAGGTTGGCCGGTCGGTGGTCGCCTCGTAGGTGACCGCGAGTTCCATCGGGGCGCGCACGCGATAGGTCACGCGGGTCTGAAGATTGCCCGGATAGCCCTCTTCGCCATGCGGGCTTTCGCGCTCCAGCACCAGCGCCGGACCCGGTTGATCGGATAGTTCGGCGATCCGCCACAGCTTGCGATCAAAGCCCTGCAGGCCACCATGCAGCGCGTTGGGGCCGTTGTTGGCGTCGAGTTTCACCGTCTCGCCATCGAGCATGAAGCGCGCGCCGGCGATCCGGTTGGCGTAGCGCCCGATGGTCGCGCCGAAGAATTTGCGCTGCGCGAGATAGCCGTCGAACTCGTCGTGACCCAGCACGACGTCGTCGCAATGCCCGCCGCGATCGGGCACGAGCAGCGTTTGCAGCGTGGCGCCGAAGGGAAGGATGCTGGCCTCGAAGCCGTGTTCGCCGCGCAGCGTCACGCGCTCGACCACGGTGCCGTCGGGCAATTTGCCGAAGGGCGCGCAAGCAAAGTTGGCTGATGTCATTGTCAGTCCCCGAACGCCTCGACAAGGCGCCGTCGCCCCAGCATGAAGCTATCGGCGACGAGCCGCAAGGGCGCGAGGTCGACGTCGGATTTTCCGTCCGACGTCAGCGCAACGAAGCGGCGGTACAGCGCGGGATATTCCTCATCCGTGGCATCGACCACCAACCTGTTGCCGTCGCGCAGCTGCCGTCCGCCTTTCGACAGCGTCACAGGCCCGGCCTCGGTCTCGCACAGGATGTCCCAGCTCGGCGGCCCAGTCTGGCGAAAATCGAACTCGGCGTGGATCGGCAGGCCGTTTTCATCGGACAGTTCGATTGCTGCGGCAATCGGCGCCTCCCGGTTGGAAGGAACGTCCAACATCGCGCTCCTGACAAAGACTGGACACGGCAGGATCTCAGTCAGGATCGACAGCGCGTTGATGCCGGGATCGAACACGCCGAAGCCACCGGCCTCGAAGATCCAGGCTTGGCCTGGATGCCAGACGCGGACGTCTTGCTTCCAGATGATGGTCACCTTGTTGATCGTGCGGCCGGCGAGCAGTTTCCGCGCCGGTCCAACCGCGGGTGCGTAGCGCGAATGCCATGTCGCAAACAATGTCCGGCCCGCCTCGGCCGCGGCCGCGATCAACGGCGTGAGTTCGCTTAACGTGGCGCCCGGCGGCTTCTCCAGCAGCACGTGCTTGCCAGCAGCAAGCGCAGCGGCGGCCTGCGCGTGACGCGCCTGCGGCGGTGTGCACAGCGCAACCGCATCGATCTCCGGCCCGTCGCGCAACAACTCCTGCAAGTCGCGGAAATGCGGCAGGCCGGACGGGGCCTTGGCGGGATCGGCCACCGCGACGAGTGCGGCGCCGGATGTCTTCGCGATCGCAGGCACGTGTTGCCGGCACGCGATCTCCCCGAAACCGACGATGGCGATGCGAAGCAGATCGCTCATGGCCGTCCTCGCGTTGCTGCCCGCCGGGACGGCCGATGCCGCCAGGCAAGGTCATAGGCCAGCACCGGATACCAACGGCATGATCCGGCATTGGTTGCAAAGGCGCAGCTCCACGACGCCTTGTTGTGCGCCGCACGGCAGGGGCATCGGTCCTGATCCATCACAACCGATGCTCCAGACTGTTGTTTTTGACGGGTTTTCTTCACGCGAACCGGTCACCACGCCATTCGAAACCGCGCTAGCGCGCGGCCTCGAATCCGCCGAGCACCGCCGCCAGGTTGGCACCGAGGATGTCGGAGAGATAGCCGCCCTCCTGCACCAGCACGGTCGGCAGGCCGAAACGGGCGAGCGCCTCGCCGATCCGGCGGAAGCCGTCGGTGGTGACGGCGAGGCCCGCGAGCGGGTCCTTCTCGGAGGCGTCGAGGCCGAGCGCGACCACGAGCGCGGTCGGCGCGAAGGAACGGATCGCCTTCTCGGCCGCCGCGAGCGCCTTGATGTAATCGTCGTCGCCGGTGCCCTTGGCGAGGGGAATGTTGAGATTGGTGCCAAGGCCGGCCCCCGCGCCGCGCTCATGCGCATAGCCCCAGACGAACGGGTAGAAGAACGACGGATCGGCGTGGATCGAGACAGTGAAGACGTCCGGCCGCTCGTAGAAGATGCCCTGCGTGCCGTTGCCGTGATGCACGTCGACATCGAGGATCGCGACGCGCTCGTGCTTCTGGCGCAGATGCTCGGCCGCGATCGCGCTGTTGTTGAGGAAGCAGAAGCCGCCGGCGAGATCGCGATAGGCGTGGTGACCGGGCGGACGGCACAGCGCGTAGACGGCGTCCTCGTCGTCGAGCACCATCTGCGCCGCGGTGACCGCGACGTCGCTCGAGGCGCAGGCGCCGGCCCAGGTGCCGGGTCCGATCGGAGCCGCGGTGTCGACCGTATGCCAGCCGAGCTTGCCGACGATGTGGGTGGGATAGGTGCCGGCGTTGCGCACCGGATGCATGTTCGCGATCATCTCCGGCCCGGCATTGCCGAGCGCCGACCATTCGTCCCAGGCATCGGCGAGAAAGCTCAGATATTCCGGACTGTGCACCCGCGCCCGCGGGCCCTGCCCGAATTTGGTCGGCTCGATCAGCGTGTGCTTGCCGGCCTTCAGGCCCGCCAGCAGGCGGTCGGCGCGCTCGGGCTGCTCGGTGGTGCGCTGGACCACACCGCGGACCAGGAAGAATTGCGGATCATGGCTGCGGTGCAGATCACTGTAGACGGCCTTCACGGGATACTCCTGTTCGGTGAGCAGTTGAGCTGAGCCTTCGCTGGCGAGTTGTACAGTACCAGCGGCGGCGATGATCTGAAACAGCGCGCGATTTCATGCTATGTCCGCAGGCAGCGCAATGATTCAAACACGCAGGAGACGAATCCCGGCCATGGCGGGAAGCAAGGCGGAGACGGAGGATACGACAGCGGGGCGGCGCGGCCGGCCGCGCTCTGCCGCGACCACGGCCGCGATCCTGCACAGCGCCTATGCGCTGATGGCGACCACCGGCCTTGCCGCCACCACCATCGACGCGATCGCCAGACATTCCAACGTCTCGAAGATGACGATCTACAAATGGTGGCCGTCGCGCGAGGCCTTGCTGATCGATGCCTTCCTCGACCAGGCCTCGCGCGCGGTGCCGCTGCCTGAAGCGGGCCATCCGGTGGCCCGCATCCGCCGCCACGTCGCGACCTATGTCGAGGCGTTGCAGGGCGAGTTCGGGCGGGTGCAGCTCGCGGTGATCTCGGAATGCATCTCGCAGACCGGCACGGCGGAATTGTTTTACGAGCGCTACCTCGGCCTTCGTCGCGCCAGGATGCTGGAAATCATCGCCGCCGGCCAGAAGGACGGCAGCATCGGCGCGCCGGGCGTCCCCGGCGATATCTATGACGCGATCTACGGCAGCCTGTTCTATCGCTATGTCTTCGGCATCAAGCCGCTGACGCCGGCCTATGCCCGTAACCTCGTCAATCTGGTGCTGCGGCCGCACGCCGAGGCGTGAATATCAAGCAGAGCGCTGCCGCTGACGGCGGAACCAGGCCCAGGT from Bradyrhizobium sp. B124 includes:
- a CDS encoding aldose epimerase family protein — encoded protein: MTSANFACAPFGKLPDGTVVERVTLRGEHGFEASILPFGATLQTLLVPDRGGHCDDVVLGHDEFDGYLAQRKFFGATIGRYANRIAGARFMLDGETVKLDANNGPNALHGGLQGFDRKLWRIAELSDQPGPALVLERESPHGEEGYPGNLQTRVTYRVRAPMELAVTYEATTDRPTYVNLTNHSFFNLDSARSGTQILDHRLTIASDHFLAVDATAIPLSGPPRPVDGTPFDFREPTAIGARIRMNDEQLRLGRGYDHNFCLASGTGLRFAARLEAPLSGRVMELFTDQPGLQFYSGNFLDGSSAGKSDRLYRQSDALCLEPHAWPDTPNRPDFPSARLDPGQIYRRTAIYRFSTM
- a CDS encoding Gfo/Idh/MocA family oxidoreductase, which gives rise to MSDLLRIAIVGFGEIACRQHVPAIAKTSGAALVAVADPAKAPSGLPHFRDLQELLRDGPEIDAVALCTPPQARHAQAAAALAAGKHVLLEKPPGATLSELTPLIAAAAEAGRTLFATWHSRYAPAVGPARKLLAGRTINKVTIIWKQDVRVWHPGQAWIFEAGGFGVFDPGINALSILTEILPCPVFVRSAMLDVPSNREAPIAAAIELSDENGLPIHAEFDFRQTGPPSWDILCETEAGPVTLSKGGRQLRDGNRLVVDATDEEYPALYRRFVALTSDGKSDVDLAPLRLVADSFMLGRRRLVEAFGD
- a CDS encoding histone deacetylase family protein, encoding MKAVYSDLHRSHDPQFFLVRGVVQRTTEQPERADRLLAGLKAGKHTLIEPTKFGQGPRARVHSPEYLSFLADAWDEWSALGNAGPEMIANMHPVRNAGTYPTHIVGKLGWHTVDTAAPIGPGTWAGACASSDVAVTAAQMVLDDEDAVYALCRPPGHHAYRDLAGGFCFLNNSAIAAEHLRQKHERVAILDVDVHHGNGTQGIFYERPDVFTVSIHADPSFFYPFVWGYAHERGAGAGLGTNLNIPLAKGTGDDDYIKALAAAEKAIRSFAPTALVVALGLDASEKDPLAGLAVTTDGFRRIGEALARFGLPTVLVQEGGYLSDILGANLAAVLGGFEAAR
- a CDS encoding TetR/AcrR family transcriptional regulator, which produces MAGSKAETEDTTAGRRGRPRSAATTAAILHSAYALMATTGLAATTIDAIARHSNVSKMTIYKWWPSREALLIDAFLDQASRAVPLPEAGHPVARIRRHVATYVEALQGEFGRVQLAVISECISQTGTAELFYERYLGLRRARMLEIIAAGQKDGSIGAPGVPGDIYDAIYGSLFYRYVFGIKPLTPAYARNLVNLVLRPHAEA